Genomic window (Streptomyces sp. NBC_01431):
GACCGCGGACGGTCTGCACATCAGGCCGCGCCCGCTGCACGGCGGGATCTTCCACACCTACGACGACCACCGGATGGCCACGGCCGGCGCGATCATCGGTCTCGCCGTCAAGGGCGTACAGATCGAGAACGTGGCGACCACCGCCAAGACGCTGCCCGACTTCCCGGACATGTGGACTTCCATGCTGGCAGGGTCCGGAAACTGAGCGGAGCCTGACGATCATGCGCCGCTACGGCAAGAACCCGGACGAGGACGACATCCGCGTCCGCCCCAACCCCAAGGGCAACCGCCCCCGCACCAGCATCCGCCCCAAGCACGAGGACGCCGCCGAGGGCATGGTCCTCACCGTCGACCGCGGGCGGCTGACCTGCCTGGTCGGGGACCGCACGATCCACGCCATGAAGGCCCGCGAACTGGGCCGCAAGGCGGCGGTGGTGGGCGACCGGGTCGACATCGTCGGCGATCTGACCGGCAAGAAGGACACGCTCGCGCGGATCGTACGGATCGGCAAGCGCACCTCGGTCCTGCGGCGCACGGCCGACGACGACGACCCGTACGAGCGCGTGGTCGTCGCCAACGCCGACCAGCTCGCCATCGTCACCGCCCTCGCCGACCCCGAGCCGCGCCCCCGCCTCATCGACCGCTGCCTGGTGGCGGCGTACGACGGCGGCCTGGAACCGCTCCTGGTCCTGACGAAGTCGGACCTCGCCCCGGCCAACGAACTCCTGGAGATGTACGGCGCGTTGGGTGTCCCGTTCGTGGTCACTTCACGCGAGGAGCTGTACGAGGGCAACGCGGCGGACCGGGTGCGCGAGCAACTGCACGGCCGGGTAACCGCGTTCGTCGGTCATTCAGGCGTCGGCAAGACGACCCTGGTCAACGCGCTGGTCCCGGAGGCCCAGCGGCGCATCACCGGCCATGTGAACGCGGTCACCGGACGCGGCCGCCACACCACCACCTCGGCACTGGCGCTGCCCCTGGACAGCGCGGACGGCGGCTGGGTCATCGACACCCCGGGCGTACGGTCCTTCGGCCTCCACCACGTCGACCCGTCCCGCGTGATCCTGGCTTTCCCCGACCTCGTACCCGGCACCGAGAACTGTCCGCGCGCGTGCAGCCACGACGAGGCCGAGTGCGCGCTCGACCAGTGGGTGGCGGACGGCCACGCCGATCCGGCACGGCTCTACTCGCTGCG
Coding sequences:
- the rsgA gene encoding ribosome small subunit-dependent GTPase A, which translates into the protein MRRYGKNPDEDDIRVRPNPKGNRPRTSIRPKHEDAAEGMVLTVDRGRLTCLVGDRTIHAMKARELGRKAAVVGDRVDIVGDLTGKKDTLARIVRIGKRTSVLRRTADDDDPYERVVVANADQLAIVTALADPEPRPRLIDRCLVAAYDGGLEPLLVLTKSDLAPANELLEMYGALGVPFVVTSREELYEGNAADRVREQLHGRVTAFVGHSGVGKTTLVNALVPEAQRRITGHVNAVTGRGRHTTTSALALPLDSADGGWVIDTPGVRSFGLHHVDPSRVILAFPDLVPGTENCPRACSHDEAECALDQWVADGHADPARLYSLRRLLSTRERREGD